From the Gordonia bronchialis DSM 43247 genome, one window contains:
- a CDS encoding IS630 family transposase encodes MVNRAAAPLLLVDGDRARLEGLVRASTTPAGLTRRARMCLMSADGTAKADIAAVVGVSRPTVDKWLQRYRVGGVEALVDEQRSGRPTEIDESKIIAATLQRPPKSLGVTHWSARLLAPRVGVDHTTVSRVWRKYKVTPWRSETFKFSNDPDLDAKVVDVVGLYMNPPENAIVLSIDEKSQIQALDRTQPTLPMAPGHCEQRTHDYIRHGTTTLFAALNIATGEVTTQCKPRHRHQEFLAFLKHVAKTYPDHHLHLVMDNYGTHKKAEVKDWLAQNPRITVHFTPTSGSWMNMIEAWFAIIERQAIHRGTFTSVPDLVAAIRRFVTSWNTRCEPFVWTKPANEILDKIKRKRISNTGH; translated from the coding sequence ATGGTGAATCGTGCTGCGGCTCCGCTGTTGTTGGTTGATGGGGATCGGGCACGGTTGGAGGGGTTGGTGCGGGCTTCGACGACGCCGGCCGGTCTGACGCGGCGGGCTCGGATGTGTTTGATGTCAGCCGATGGAACAGCGAAGGCCGACATTGCCGCGGTGGTGGGGGTGTCACGGCCGACGGTCGACAAGTGGCTGCAGCGCTACCGGGTTGGTGGGGTGGAGGCGTTGGTCGATGAGCAGCGCTCGGGGCGCCCGACCGAGATTGACGAGTCCAAGATCATCGCCGCCACCTTGCAGCGGCCACCGAAATCTCTGGGAGTCACCCACTGGTCGGCCCGCTTGTTGGCGCCGCGGGTCGGGGTCGATCACACCACGGTCTCGCGGGTGTGGCGCAAGTACAAGGTCACCCCCTGGCGCAGCGAGACGTTCAAGTTCTCCAACGACCCCGACCTCGACGCCAAGGTGGTCGATGTTGTTGGCCTGTATATGAATCCGCCGGAGAATGCGATCGTGCTCAGCATCGATGAGAAAAGCCAGATCCAGGCTCTCGACCGCACTCAACCGACGTTGCCGATGGCGCCGGGGCACTGCGAGCAACGCACGCATGATTACATTCGTCACGGCACCACGACCTTGTTCGCCGCACTAAACATCGCCACCGGCGAGGTCACCACCCAATGCAAACCGCGTCACCGCCATCAAGAGTTCCTCGCGTTCCTCAAACACGTCGCGAAAACCTATCCCGACCACCACCTGCACCTGGTCATGGACAACTACGGCACCCACAAGAAAGCCGAGGTAAAGGACTGGCTCGCCCAGAACCCCCGGATCACAGTGCATTTCACACCGACTTCCGGATCCTGGATGAACATGATCGAGGCCTGGTTCGCCATCATCGAACGCCAAGCGATCCACCGCGGCACCTTCACCAGCGTTCCCGACCTCGTCGCCGCCATCCGCCGATTCGTCACCAGCTGGAACACCCGCTGCGAACCATTTGTGTGGACCAAACCCGCGAATGAAATACTCGACAAAATCAAACGTAAACGAATTTCAAACACGGGCCACTAG
- a CDS encoding PaaX family transcriptional regulator C-terminal domain-containing protein yields MDSPLVPPVSARSAVLSLLLGAQPPTLNVREIVGAMGLFGISESATRVALTRMVAGGDLLRHESAYTLSERLLRRQEQVEPPARRRWSGSWEMAVVTTTGRAAADRVALRTEMTRHRIAELREGVWTRPANLVHHWPDRLREVSTFFEARPDGEPAELAARLWNLDAWATRGQAYLDALAAVHDEPTRFVTMVAAVHHLQTDPLLPTELLPAHWPGERLATIYADYRAWLAAMREDLRAGGFAR; encoded by the coding sequence ATGGACAGCCCTCTCGTTCCCCCGGTCTCGGCGCGGTCAGCCGTGCTGAGCCTGCTGCTCGGCGCACAACCCCCGACGCTGAACGTGCGCGAAATAGTCGGCGCCATGGGCCTTTTCGGGATCTCCGAGTCGGCCACCCGAGTGGCCCTGACGCGGATGGTCGCCGGCGGCGACCTCTTGCGGCACGAGTCCGCGTACACGTTGTCCGAGCGGCTTCTGCGCCGACAGGAACAGGTGGAGCCACCGGCCCGGCGCCGATGGTCGGGGTCCTGGGAGATGGCGGTGGTCACCACCACCGGCCGCGCGGCGGCCGACCGCGTCGCCCTACGCACCGAGATGACCCGGCATCGGATCGCCGAGTTGCGCGAGGGTGTGTGGACCCGGCCCGCGAATCTCGTTCACCACTGGCCCGATCGGCTGCGCGAGGTGTCGACGTTCTTCGAGGCGCGCCCTGACGGCGAGCCGGCCGAACTGGCTGCGCGGCTGTGGAATCTGGACGCCTGGGCTACCCGGGGTCAGGCCTACCTCGACGCGCTGGCGGCGGTGCACGACGAGCCGACTCGATTCGTCACCATGGTCGCTGCGGTCCACCATCTGCAGACCGACCCGCTGCTGCCGACCGAACTGCTACCGGCGCACTGGCCGGGTGAGCGGCTCGCCACGATCTACGCGGACTACCGCGCCTGGCTTGCTGCGATGCGCGAGGATCTGCGCGCCGGTGGTTTCGCGAGATGA
- a CDS encoding FAD-dependent oxidoreductase — MTPLWFRTSDRPAVRTGDLPVDHYDHVVIGGGITGLSAALMLARSGRTVAVVEARYLGAAATGHTTGKVSLLQGTRLSSIGEHHGPEVLTDYLEANRAAQEWLLDYCRTRDLGVEMRTAVTFASTPDGVRQVVKEESACRRAGLSTERTTCPELPFRTSIGIAVDDQAQIDPMVVLGSLAADIRGLGGDVIEGVRVRGVKHRKGYVLDTEAGELSADSVIVATGTPFLDRGGFFARVHARRSYAAAFAVDEPIPEDMYLSADSPSVSLRTAPDPDNPDERLLLVGGFGHDVGRVRSEQSHVDEMLAWTRDRFPTARLVARWSAQDYESIDELPYVGPLLPGTDGLQIATGFAKWGLTNGVAGALAITGHLLGSPLPWASTFRPWRNSELASVTSLASNNASVAVQMVSGYLALLRPVDKEPREGAGAVGHSGVLPRGVCTVGGSTTTVAPICTHLYGVLRWNDAERSWDCPLHGSRFDHAGRVLEGPATRPLPGAGTATPD; from the coding sequence ATGACTCCACTCTGGTTCCGGACATCTGATCGGCCCGCGGTACGCACCGGAGATCTGCCGGTCGATCACTACGATCACGTGGTGATCGGCGGCGGGATCACCGGCCTGTCCGCGGCGCTCATGCTCGCCCGTTCCGGGCGGACCGTCGCCGTGGTCGAGGCCCGATACCTCGGTGCCGCCGCCACCGGTCATACCACGGGCAAGGTGTCGTTGCTGCAGGGCACGCGTTTGTCGTCGATCGGCGAGCATCACGGCCCGGAGGTGCTGACCGACTACCTCGAAGCCAATCGCGCAGCTCAGGAGTGGCTCCTGGACTACTGCCGCACTCGTGACCTCGGCGTGGAGATGCGGACTGCCGTCACGTTCGCGTCGACCCCCGACGGGGTGCGGCAGGTGGTGAAGGAAGAATCCGCGTGCCGACGTGCCGGGCTGAGTACCGAGCGAACGACGTGTCCCGAGCTGCCGTTCCGCACGAGCATCGGAATTGCTGTCGACGATCAGGCGCAGATCGACCCGATGGTGGTACTCGGGTCCCTCGCCGCCGACATCCGCGGGCTCGGCGGCGACGTGATCGAAGGTGTGCGGGTGCGTGGTGTCAAGCACCGCAAGGGCTATGTGCTCGACACCGAAGCCGGTGAGCTGTCTGCCGATTCGGTGATCGTCGCCACCGGCACGCCGTTCCTCGACCGCGGTGGGTTCTTCGCCCGGGTCCACGCCCGGCGTTCCTACGCGGCGGCGTTCGCCGTCGACGAGCCCATCCCCGAAGACATGTATCTGTCCGCCGACAGCCCGTCGGTGTCGCTGCGCACCGCTCCCGATCCGGACAATCCCGATGAAAGGCTGTTGCTGGTAGGCGGTTTCGGCCATGACGTCGGGCGGGTGCGGTCCGAACAATCCCACGTCGACGAGATGTTGGCCTGGACGCGTGACCGGTTCCCCACCGCCCGGCTGGTGGCGCGCTGGTCGGCCCAGGATTACGAGTCCATCGACGAATTACCTTATGTGGGACCGCTTCTCCCGGGCACCGATGGCCTGCAGATCGCCACGGGGTTCGCCAAGTGGGGTCTGACCAACGGGGTGGCCGGGGCGCTGGCCATCACCGGGCACCTGTTGGGGTCGCCGCTGCCGTGGGCCAGCACCTTTCGCCCGTGGCGCAACTCGGAGCTCGCATCGGTGACGTCGCTGGCGTCGAACAACGCGTCGGTGGCCGTGCAGATGGTGTCGGGCTATCTCGCGCTGCTCCGTCCCGTCGACAAGGAGCCCCGCGAAGGTGCCGGGGCCGTGGGACATTCGGGTGTCTTACCGCGTGGGGTGTGCACCGTCGGCGGGTCCACCACCACCGTGGCACCGATCTGCACTCACCTCTACGGCGTGCTGCGCTGGAACGACGCCGAACGCAGTTGGGACTGCCCGCTGCACGGGTCGCGGTTCGATCATGCCGGACGGGTCCTCGAGGGTCCGGCCACCCGGCCGCTGCCCGGCGCCGGCACCGCGACGCCCGACTGA
- a CDS encoding SDR family NAD(P)-dependent oxidoreductase: MSSSIWHPRTTDTRLRRLCAGRPVVITGAGSGMGRALALRLSRCGVTLALTDLDTRSVEDTAHHCVSRGAAIVVHRLDVADEAAVRAYADAMVERHGAPSMVFNNAVTTMVAGVLDEDTDYARRIMDVNWSGVMYGTNAFRDHLENGGGGRIVNTSSAFGLFGSPMQPSYCASKFAVRGFSEGVQAELRVADSPVRLHIVYPGAVHTAIARDARYPVGDIRDEVVNGFDHRLPGTRPAAAATAILAGVLAGRDRIMVGLDARAIDLATRAGAGAIQRPIATVIGPVVRPVLTRRHRRAR; encoded by the coding sequence GTGTCCTCCTCGATCTGGCATCCACGCACCACCGACACCCGTCTCCGACGCCTCTGCGCCGGACGACCGGTGGTGATCACCGGGGCCGGGTCGGGCATGGGTCGTGCGCTCGCACTGCGCCTGAGCAGGTGCGGTGTCACGCTCGCGCTGACCGACCTCGACACGCGGTCTGTCGAGGACACCGCGCACCACTGTGTGAGCCGTGGCGCCGCGATCGTGGTCCATCGCCTCGACGTCGCCGACGAGGCCGCTGTCCGTGCCTACGCCGACGCCATGGTCGAGCGGCACGGGGCACCGTCGATGGTATTCAACAATGCGGTCACGACGATGGTCGCCGGCGTTCTCGACGAGGATACCGACTATGCGCGCCGGATCATGGACGTGAACTGGTCGGGAGTTATGTACGGCACCAACGCCTTTCGAGACCACCTGGAGAACGGCGGCGGAGGACGTATCGTCAACACTTCGAGCGCCTTCGGCCTATTCGGTTCCCCCATGCAGCCGAGTTACTGCGCGTCGAAGTTCGCTGTCCGCGGTTTCAGCGAGGGAGTCCAGGCGGAACTACGGGTCGCGGACTCGCCGGTCCGCCTACACATCGTGTACCCCGGGGCGGTGCACACCGCGATCGCCCGCGACGCCCGATACCCCGTCGGCGACATCCGCGACGAAGTCGTCAACGGATTCGACCATCGACTCCCAGGAACCCGACCGGCCGCGGCCGCCACCGCCATCCTCGCCGGGGTGCTCGCCGGACGTGACCGCATCATGGTCGGATTGGACGCGCGCGCAATAGATCTGGCGACCCGGGCGGGTGCGGGTGCGATCCAGCGGCCGATCGCGACGGTGATCGGCCCGGTGGTGCGGCCGGTGCTGACCCGCCGACACCGAAGGGCTCGATGA
- a CDS encoding HNH endonuclease signature motif containing protein — translation MNEQSSGEQSLSVVPALLAELGGVLDRLAAADVSQCTDAELVDVARTHEQLINRMLFEGDRQIVALSDRGVPRAMGYRSLTNFMNVALRVSDPGRRTDQMEATACFRQLSGEVSDPKYPTLAAGFAEGAVGPAHVRKVAEILDKIPHRLPHDRKVAAEKTLAELAREHTPAELTTLGMRLLAHLDPDGELTDAKDRARRRNLWLNRQDAQKMSKLTANLDPQTRALLEMMLAVWAKPGMNNPDDPDSPSGGEDDADIEQVKAAAARDSRSQAQRNHDALNALLTAVFADGLLGKTHRGLPVSLIIKANLADLIRESGLATTATGSVIPIPELIGLAGQIQPYLAIFADATEIPLYFGRGKRLATLAQRLASLARTDGEVCSAPGCDQPATNVEIHHAALDYAEGGTTDIVDLAPACPFHNRRVGHTVGEFTTGVYRDGPHAGRTWWRRNHRPGAPPNPKRLNTRPDIATLYEHNLGRVRETIHGPPADDGPPARLHLTETIHPPSSVVETRLAAELYRLTSQ, via the coding sequence ATGAACGAGCAGTCATCGGGCGAGCAGTCGTTGTCGGTGGTTCCGGCGTTGCTCGCCGAGCTCGGTGGGGTGCTCGATCGCCTCGCCGCCGCTGACGTGTCGCAGTGCACCGATGCTGAGTTGGTGGACGTTGCGCGTACCCATGAGCAGTTGATCAACCGGATGTTGTTCGAGGGGGATCGGCAGATCGTGGCTCTCTCGGATCGGGGTGTGCCCCGCGCAATGGGTTACCGCAGTCTGACGAACTTCATGAATGTGGCGTTGCGGGTGTCGGATCCGGGCCGCCGCACAGATCAGATGGAGGCGACGGCCTGTTTCCGCCAGCTGTCCGGGGAGGTGTCCGACCCCAAGTATCCGACGCTGGCTGCCGGGTTTGCCGAAGGGGCGGTCGGCCCGGCGCATGTGCGTAAGGTCGCCGAGATCTTGGACAAGATCCCGCACCGGTTGCCGCACGACCGTAAGGTCGCCGCCGAGAAGACGCTGGCGGAGTTGGCGCGTGAACACACCCCGGCCGAGTTGACCACGCTGGGGATGCGGCTACTGGCCCACCTTGATCCCGATGGTGAGCTGACCGATGCGAAGGATCGGGCACGGCGACGTAATCTGTGGCTCAATCGGCAGGACGCGCAGAAGATGTCGAAGCTGACCGCCAACCTGGACCCGCAGACGCGTGCGTTGCTGGAGATGATGTTGGCGGTGTGGGCCAAACCGGGGATGAACAACCCCGACGACCCGGACTCACCCTCGGGTGGTGAGGACGACGCCGACATCGAGCAGGTCAAGGCCGCCGCCGCCCGCGACTCGCGTTCACAGGCCCAACGCAACCACGATGCGCTCAACGCGCTGTTGACGGCGGTGTTCGCCGACGGGCTGCTCGGCAAGACTCATCGTGGGTTGCCGGTGTCGTTGATCATCAAGGCCAACCTGGCGGATCTGATCCGGGAGTCGGGGTTGGCGACCACCGCGACCGGGTCGGTGATCCCCATCCCCGAGTTGATCGGGCTGGCCGGGCAGATTCAGCCGTACCTGGCGATCTTCGCCGATGCCACCGAGATTCCGCTGTACTTCGGTCGCGGCAAACGACTGGCCACCCTGGCGCAGCGGTTGGCGTCGCTGGCCCGCACCGATGGGGAGGTGTGCTCGGCGCCTGGTTGTGATCAGCCGGCGACCAATGTGGAGATCCATCACGCCGCGCTTGACTACGCCGAGGGCGGCACCACCGACATCGTCGACCTCGCCCCGGCGTGTCCGTTCCACAACCGCCGAGTGGGTCACACGGTCGGGGAGTTCACCACCGGGGTCTACCGCGACGGCCCGCATGCCGGACGGACCTGGTGGCGACGCAACCACCGGCCGGGAGCGCCGCCGAACCCGAAACGACTCAACACACGTCCCGACATCGCGACGCTGTATGAACACAACCTCGGCCGTGTGCGCGAAACGATCCACGGCCCACCCGCCGACGACGGGCCACCGGCGCGCCTACACCTCACCGAGACGATCCACCCCCCGTCCTCGGTCGTCGAAACACGCCTGGCCGCCGAACTCTACCGACTCACCAGCCAATGA
- a CDS encoding phytoene desaturase family protein produces MHESDAVVIGAGHNGLIAAIALADAGWDVTVLEAQDQPGGAVRSAQLTPGYVTDLFSAFYPLTQASPAFTDLDLDAHGLRWSRAPLAFGQPAGPGDTQAAVVHPDPADTAAHLAGFDAHDGRTWLSLTEQWATIRDGIIGTLFGPFPPMRAVTSLLRTSGTADAVRLARFLLLPANRMVRELFRSEQARLLILGNALHADIPLDAPGSGLMGYLLTMLGQDVGFPVPVGGAGELSAALVRRCEAAGGEVICSTPVEEIEVRNGRAVGVVDAGGRHWPARRAVLADVAAPTLYTRLLPPSVVPSRVLDDLAHFAWDTPVVKIDYALSGKIPWRSENLGGAGTVHLGGDMNALARAGADLETGRIPRDPFLLFGQMTTADPTRSPAGTESAWSYSHLPRGVTDDEAAHELAERMDAVLSAHAPGVSSLIVDRHLQTPRSLQDSDANLVGGAVNGGTAQLFQQLIFRPTPGLGGASTPVRDLYLSSAAAHPGGGVHGACGANAARAALAAHRTLRRPTTYLTRKAVQRLMR; encoded by the coding sequence ATGCACGAGTCCGATGCCGTGGTGATCGGCGCAGGCCACAACGGCCTCATCGCCGCCATCGCGCTCGCGGACGCCGGATGGGATGTCACTGTCCTCGAAGCGCAGGACCAACCCGGCGGGGCGGTGCGCAGCGCCCAACTCACCCCCGGCTACGTGACCGACCTGTTCAGCGCGTTCTATCCGCTGACGCAGGCGTCCCCGGCATTCACTGATCTGGACCTGGACGCACACGGATTGCGCTGGAGCCGTGCGCCCTTGGCGTTCGGACAGCCGGCGGGTCCCGGCGACACGCAGGCTGCGGTGGTCCATCCCGACCCGGCCGATACCGCCGCGCATCTCGCCGGCTTCGACGCGCACGATGGGCGCACCTGGCTGTCTTTGACCGAACAGTGGGCAACGATCCGCGACGGCATCATCGGAACCCTGTTCGGGCCGTTTCCACCGATGCGGGCGGTGACCTCGCTGTTGCGCACAAGCGGAACAGCGGACGCGGTGCGGCTCGCCCGATTCCTGCTGCTACCCGCCAATCGGATGGTGCGCGAACTGTTTCGCAGTGAGCAGGCGCGGCTGCTCATCCTGGGCAACGCCCTGCACGCCGACATTCCCCTCGACGCACCGGGCAGCGGCCTGATGGGCTATCTACTCACGATGCTCGGCCAGGACGTCGGCTTCCCGGTGCCGGTCGGCGGAGCGGGTGAGTTGTCGGCGGCACTCGTCCGGCGATGTGAGGCCGCCGGCGGCGAGGTGATCTGCTCGACGCCCGTCGAGGAAATCGAGGTGCGCAATGGTCGCGCCGTCGGCGTCGTCGACGCCGGCGGGCGGCATTGGCCGGCACGGCGAGCCGTCCTCGCCGACGTCGCGGCACCGACGCTCTACACCCGTCTCCTACCCCCGTCGGTGGTGCCGTCCCGCGTCCTCGATGACCTCGCGCACTTCGCCTGGGACACACCGGTGGTCAAGATCGACTACGCACTCAGCGGCAAGATCCCCTGGCGAAGCGAGAATCTCGGCGGCGCCGGCACCGTCCATCTGGGCGGCGACATGAACGCCCTGGCCCGCGCCGGCGCCGACCTCGAGACCGGACGCATCCCCCGCGATCCGTTCCTACTCTTCGGTCAAATGACCACCGCGGACCCGACCCGTTCACCCGCCGGCACCGAAAGCGCCTGGTCCTACAGTCATCTGCCGCGCGGGGTCACCGACGACGAGGCCGCCCACGAGTTGGCCGAGCGGATGGACGCCGTCCTGTCAGCGCATGCACCCGGTGTGTCATCGCTGATCGTGGACCGGCACCTCCAGACGCCGCGATCCCTGCAGGACTCCGACGCCAATCTGGTGGGCGGCGCGGTGAATGGCGGTACAGCCCAACTATTTCAGCAGCTCATCTTCCGTCCCACCCCGGGACTCGGCGGCGCAAGCACGCCCGTGCGCGATCTGTACCTGTCCAGTGCCGCCGCGCATCCCGGGGGTGGCGTTCACGGGGCCTGCGGAGCCAACGCGGCGCGCGCCGCGCTGGCGGCCCACCGGACACTGCGCCGCCCGACCACCTATCTCACCCGAAAAGCGGTGCAGCGCTTGATGCGCTGA
- a CDS encoding SRPBCC family protein, translating to MTSVQQHTSATPAQVWSVLSNGWLYATWVVGTSRIRDVDPDWPQAGTKIHHSVGLWPALLNDETESLESKAGYLELSAAASPFGRARIRLTIEKDGDGSLITMDEFVETAPLRWIPPVVQRTAMRPRLNECLQRLAMLAERNAR from the coding sequence ATGACTTCAGTACAGCAGCACACCAGCGCGACGCCGGCCCAGGTCTGGTCGGTCCTGTCCAACGGATGGTTGTACGCGACATGGGTGGTGGGTACGTCGCGCATCCGTGACGTCGACCCCGACTGGCCGCAGGCCGGCACCAAGATCCACCATTCCGTCGGCCTGTGGCCGGCACTGCTCAACGACGAGACCGAATCTCTCGAGTCGAAGGCCGGATACCTCGAATTATCCGCGGCGGCATCGCCCTTCGGTCGGGCACGCATTCGACTGACCATCGAGAAGGACGGCGACGGCTCACTCATCACGATGGACGAGTTCGTGGAAACGGCGCCCCTGCGCTGGATTCCGCCGGTCGTGCAGCGCACCGCCATGCGCCCGCGGCTGAACGAATGCCTGCAACGACTGGCGATGCTGGCCGAGCGGAATGCGCGATGA
- a CDS encoding SDR family oxidoreductase, giving the protein MSDDEQHEAKTIDYPGRTADMPDQPRDEMRDYRGRDLLAGRKALVTGGDSGIGRAVAVAFAKEGADVAIAYLEEDDDARRTVELIEEQGRSGRAYPGDLADQSHCADVVRRTVDDLGGLDLLVNNVAFQSPVDDFLDLEPDQWRRTFDVNIDSFFHVTRAAVPHLTGGGAIINTGSINGLRGNKQLIDYSATKGAVIALTYSLAQALLERKIRVNCVAPGPVWTPLIPATMPADKVADFGAQVPMKRAAQPDQIAPSYVFFASDQLSSYYTGEVLAPIGGETLPG; this is encoded by the coding sequence ATGTCTGACGACGAGCAACACGAAGCAAAGACAATCGACTACCCCGGCCGGACCGCCGACATGCCCGATCAGCCCCGCGACGAGATGCGTGACTATCGCGGCCGCGATCTGCTGGCCGGACGGAAAGCGCTTGTCACCGGCGGTGATTCGGGGATCGGACGTGCGGTTGCCGTCGCGTTCGCGAAGGAGGGCGCCGACGTGGCGATCGCTTACCTCGAGGAGGATGACGACGCCCGGCGCACCGTCGAACTGATCGAGGAGCAGGGTCGGTCCGGTCGGGCGTATCCGGGAGATCTTGCCGATCAGTCCCATTGCGCCGACGTGGTGCGACGCACCGTCGACGATCTTGGTGGCCTCGATCTGCTGGTCAACAACGTGGCCTTTCAGAGTCCGGTGGACGACTTCCTCGACCTCGAACCCGACCAGTGGCGACGGACTTTCGACGTCAACATCGACAGCTTCTTTCATGTCACCCGCGCCGCCGTGCCGCACCTCACCGGTGGCGGCGCCATCATCAACACCGGATCGATCAACGGTCTTCGCGGGAACAAACAACTGATCGACTATTCGGCGACCAAGGGCGCGGTCATCGCGCTCACCTATTCACTGGCGCAGGCGCTCCTCGAGCGCAAGATCCGGGTCAATTGCGTTGCACCGGGACCGGTTTGGACCCCACTCATTCCGGCGACCATGCCGGCGGACAAAGTGGCCGACTTCGGCGCACAGGTGCCCATGAAGCGTGCGGCCCAACCCGACCAGATCGCCCCGTCCTACGTCTTCTTCGCCAGTGACCAGCTGTCGTCGTACTACACCGGAGAGGTGCTGGCCCCCATCGGTGGTGAAACCCTCCCGGGCTGA
- a CDS encoding SigB/SigF/SigG family RNA polymerase sigma factor: MPPTTRPPSRTDASRGTGARHGDDYADVVAALRELSAETDAAAHAKKRDNIIERCLPLAEHVAWRFSDRGEPFDDLLQVARIGVVNAVDRFDGERGDSFLSFAVPTVMGEVRRHFRDSMWAIRVPRRAKETSLSIGKATDELVQRLGRSPRPSELAAHLGLPVDEVIDGLLARSAYQARSIDATPEDDDGRSIRDTLGDDDARLAQIDEFVTLRPVLDQLPDREREIVTLRFFHAMSQSEIAARVGISQMHVSRLLSRTLETLREQLTVDDDAPTT; encoded by the coding sequence TTGCCCCCGACGACCCGCCCACCATCGCGCACCGACGCGTCACGTGGAACCGGTGCGCGGCACGGCGACGATTACGCCGACGTGGTGGCCGCTCTGCGCGAACTGTCGGCGGAGACCGACGCGGCGGCCCACGCAAAGAAGCGCGACAACATCATCGAACGATGTCTGCCGCTGGCCGAACACGTCGCCTGGCGATTCAGCGATCGCGGTGAGCCCTTCGACGATCTGCTGCAGGTCGCGCGCATCGGGGTGGTCAACGCGGTGGACCGGTTCGACGGCGAGCGCGGCGACAGCTTCCTGTCGTTCGCGGTGCCGACCGTGATGGGCGAGGTGCGCCGGCATTTTCGGGACAGCATGTGGGCTATCCGGGTGCCGCGGCGTGCCAAGGAAACCTCCCTGAGCATCGGCAAGGCCACCGACGAACTGGTGCAGCGACTCGGCCGCTCCCCGCGGCCGAGTGAGCTCGCCGCCCATCTCGGTCTGCCCGTCGACGAGGTTATCGACGGTCTGCTGGCGCGATCGGCCTACCAGGCGCGTTCCATCGACGCCACGCCAGAGGACGACGACGGTCGTTCGATCCGTGACACCCTCGGCGACGATGACGCTCGACTGGCCCAGATCGACGAGTTCGTGACCCTGCGCCCGGTGCTCGACCAGCTGCCCGACCGTGAACGTGAGATCGTGACCCTGCGCTTCTTCCATGCGATGTCGCAGAGCGAGATCGCGGCACGGGTCGGTATCTCACAGATGCACGTGTCCCGGCTCCTCTCGCGCACCCTGGAGACCTTGCGGGAGCAACTGACCGTCGACGACGACGCGCCAACTACCTGA
- a CDS encoding STAS domain-containing protein produces MTASKPYCLQRFSGEIDMRNTIDFAAVLDRILVEPHDRIVIDMTCVDFAGTSALTVLTQFCAAATESSTRVVVACGRAVARPIEACGLGPIETYDSVDAAIRAISTP; encoded by the coding sequence ATGACCGCGAGCAAACCCTATTGCCTGCAACGGTTTTCCGGCGAGATCGACATGCGCAACACCATCGACTTCGCTGCGGTGCTCGATCGGATTCTCGTCGAGCCACACGATCGCATCGTCATCGACATGACGTGTGTGGACTTCGCCGGAACCTCGGCGCTCACCGTTCTGACCCAGTTCTGTGCGGCTGCCACCGAGAGTTCGACGCGGGTCGTCGTGGCCTGCGGACGGGCCGTCGCCCGCCCGATCGAGGCGTGCGGACTCGGCCCGATCGAAACCTACGACTCCGTCGACGCCGCCATCCGGGCCATCAGCACACCCTGA
- a CDS encoding methyltransferase yields the protein MGHFTGTAPTGADEAPTPGTPAVGVLTRRPGTDVYQPQEDSHLLRDELRDHDVSGVRVADLCTGSGILALEAALLGARSVLAVDSCPAAVTAAATLCLDAPCPVQVELDDVTALTGYGLFDFLTCNPPYVPTPADPAEVRAAGPSHAWDAGTDGRDVIDRLCATAPALLSPGGTMLLVQSEFTGVTATLDALRRAGLSAEVARTRYIPFGPVLTSRATWLETTGLLESGRRVEELVVIRADKPGTGIRR from the coding sequence ATGGGTCACTTCACCGGAACCGCACCGACCGGCGCCGACGAGGCTCCGACGCCCGGCACCCCTGCCGTGGGCGTCCTGACGCGCCGACCGGGGACCGATGTGTATCAGCCGCAGGAGGATTCACACCTCTTGCGCGACGAGCTGCGGGACCACGACGTCAGCGGGGTCCGGGTGGCCGACCTGTGTACCGGAAGCGGCATCCTGGCTCTGGAGGCCGCGCTGCTGGGTGCGCGGTCTGTGCTGGCGGTCGATTCGTGTCCCGCGGCGGTGACCGCCGCCGCGACGCTCTGTCTCGACGCGCCCTGCCCGGTTCAGGTGGAACTCGACGACGTCACCGCGCTCACGGGCTACGGCCTGTTCGACTTCCTGACCTGCAATCCGCCCTACGTCCCCACCCCTGCGGACCCCGCCGAGGTGCGCGCCGCCGGGCCATCGCACGCCTGGGATGCGGGCACCGACGGCCGAGACGTCATCGACCGTCTGTGCGCGACCGCACCAGCGCTGCTCTCCCCCGGCGGCACCATGCTGCTGGTGCAATCGGAGTTCACCGGCGTGACCGCGACCCTCGACGCGCTGCGTCGGGCCGGTCTGTCCGCCGAGGTCGCGCGCACCCGGTACATCCCCTTCGGGCCGGTCCTCACCAGCCGCGCCACCTGGTTGGAGACCACCGGGCTTCTCGAATCGGGGCGACGCGTCGAAGAACTGGTGGTCATCCGCGCGGACAAGCCAGGGACAGGAATCCGACGATGA